A region of Domibacillus sp. DTU_2020_1001157_1_SI_ALB_TIR_016 DNA encodes the following proteins:
- a CDS encoding ribulose-bisphosphate carboxylase large subunit family protein, translated as MSQDRVLATYHIETPYDLEYAAKVMAGEQSTGTFITVPGETDELKDRFAAKVVSIEELEVVSTPTLPGAKLPNSSNGSISYYRGRVVLSFPLHNFGPSIPNLLATVAGNLYELREFSGLRLMDLELPHAFMDKYPGPKFGIEGTRKLANVYNRPFIGTIVKPSIGLTPDDLRAVVRDLAMAGIDFIKDDELNANPPYAPLKERVKAAMEEIERAADKTGKKVMYAFNITDDIDQLERNHETVVKAGGNCVMVGINSIGLAGVAHVRKFSEVPIHGHRNQWGAMTRCPQLGMEFTAYQKLCRLAGVDHLHCNAIDSKFYESNESVVKSVKDCITPMFGGYTAMPVLSSGQWAGTAPISYASMETIDVMHLAGGGIIGHPGGSEAGVKSMIQGWEAAVSGVSLNEYAETHLELKQAIEKFGK; from the coding sequence ATGAGCCAAGATCGTGTTTTAGCAACGTATCACATTGAGACGCCCTATGATCTGGAATATGCTGCAAAAGTCATGGCGGGTGAGCAATCTACCGGTACATTTATTACTGTTCCTGGAGAAACAGATGAACTTAAGGATCGATTTGCAGCGAAAGTAGTGTCAATTGAAGAATTAGAGGTGGTTTCTACTCCAACCTTGCCTGGAGCCAAATTGCCTAATAGCTCCAATGGATCGATTTCATATTATCGAGGGAGGGTCGTATTATCATTCCCCCTCCATAACTTTGGCCCTTCGATTCCAAATCTATTAGCCACTGTAGCGGGTAATCTGTATGAACTCCGTGAATTTAGTGGGTTAAGACTCATGGACCTGGAGTTACCCCATGCCTTTATGGACAAGTATCCTGGGCCTAAATTTGGGATCGAAGGAACGAGAAAATTAGCCAATGTGTACAATCGTCCATTTATAGGAACGATTGTGAAACCCAGTATTGGATTAACACCAGATGATCTACGTGCAGTTGTAAGAGATTTGGCGATGGCCGGAATAGACTTTATCAAAGATGATGAATTGAACGCTAACCCTCCGTACGCTCCTTTGAAAGAACGTGTAAAGGCTGCAATGGAAGAAATCGAGAGGGCTGCAGATAAAACAGGTAAAAAGGTAATGTATGCGTTTAATATCACGGATGATATCGATCAGCTCGAACGAAACCATGAAACGGTCGTAAAAGCTGGTGGAAATTGCGTAATGGTAGGTATTAATAGTATAGGGCTGGCAGGTGTTGCACATGTAAGGAAATTTAGTGAGGTTCCTATCCACGGCCATCGTAATCAATGGGGAGCCATGACTCGTTGTCCACAGTTAGGTATGGAATTTACGGCTTACCAAAAGCTGTGCCGCCTGGCTGGAGTCGATCATTTACATTGTAATGCTATCGACAGCAAGTTCTATGAGTCTAACGAGTCCGTTGTCAAATCGGTAAAAGATTGTATAACCCCGATGTTTGGCGGTTATACCGCGATGCCTGTATTGTCTTCCGGCCAATGGGCAGGAACTGCACCGATTTCCTATGCGTCAATGGAAACGATTGATGTCATGCATTTAGCAGGTGGGGGCATCATTGGGCATCCAGGTGGCTCGGAAGCAGGAGTTAAAAGCATGATTCAAGGGTGGGAAGCAGCAGTTTCTGGCGTATCCCTTAATGAATATGCCGAGACTCACCTTGAGTTAAAGCAGGCCATTGAGAAATTTGGCAAATAA
- a CDS encoding glycerate kinase has product MEKVLIAINSFKRSISFTKGNEAISLGVKDIYPEGEIMTLSLADDGEGTIYNRQPYRQEYNSDVFIQKKYKHKL; this is encoded by the coding sequence ATGGAGAAGGTTTTAATTGCCATTAATTCATTTAAAAGAAGCATTTCTTTTACAAAAGGCAACGAGGCTATTTCTTTAGGTGTAAAAGATATCTATCCCGAAGGAGAGATTATGACACTTTCTTTAGCAGATGATGGAGAAGGAACAATATATAATCGGCAACCGTACAGGCAAGAATATAATAGCGATGTATTTATTCAAAAAAAGTAC